AAAAAGTTTTAAGTCCCTTCATAGCAAAAAACTCCGAAGGATCCTTCGGAAAAGAGCAGAAAGAAAAGTTTGTAACTACTTCGAATAAAGAAGTAAATCGGCTTTACACTCCGCTCGATTTTTCATCGGAGGATTGTATTGAGAAGATTGGATTCCCTGGACAATACCCATTTACACGCGGTGTTCAGCCGACAATGTATCGCGGGAAATTTTGGACGATGCGTCAATATGCAGGTTTCGGTACTGCAAAAGAATCCAACGAACGATATAGATTTCTTCTTACACAAGGAACTACGGGACTTTCAGTTGCTTTCGATCTGCCGACACAAATCGGTTACGATTCAGACGATCCGCAGGCTGAAGGGGAAGTCGGAAAAGTTGGAGTTGCAATCGACACACTTGCCGATATGGAAATTCTCTTCAAAGAAATCCCATTGGATAAAGTATCAACGTCAATGACTATTAACGCACCTGCATCTGTTATGCTTGCACTTTACATCGCAGTTGCTGAGAAAAATGACATTGAGCGAAGTAAACTCTCCGGTACTGTTCAAAACGATATTCTCAAAGAA
This window of the Ignavibacteria bacterium genome carries:
- a CDS encoding methylmalonyl-CoA mutase; the encoded protein is MPHKIDNGRLKMENEKIKTSLENWEEKVLSPFIAKNSEGSFGKEQKEKFVTTSNKEVNRLYTPLDFSSEDCIEKIGFPGQYPFTRGVQPTMYRGKFWTMRQYAGFGTAKESNERYRFLLTQGTTGLSVAFDLPTQIGYDSDDPQAEGEVGKVGVAIDTLADMEILFKEIPLDKVSTSMTINAPASVMLALYIAVAEKNDIERSKLSGTVQNDILKEYIARGTYIFPPKPSMRLITNVFEFCSKEIPKWNTISISGYHIREAGSTAAQEIGFTLANGIAYVKAALKSGLNVDEFAKRLSFFFNSHNDLFEEAAKFRAARRLWAKIMKERFK